Part of the Oscillibacter hominis genome is shown below.
CCACCGTGGACCGCGTGGCCGGCGACTATGACGTCTTCGTCCTGCCCGGCTTCAACTTCACCGCCATCGGCGACATTGCGGCCGCCAACCCCGACAAGTACTTCATCGTGGTGGACTCCACCATCACCGACAGCCAGGGTACTGCCCTGAATGCCGCTGACCTGGGCAATGTGTACACCATGACCTTCTCCGAGCAAGAGGGTGGCTTCTTCGCCGGCCTGGCCGCCGCCCTGACTACCAAGAGCAACAAGGTGGCCGTGGTCAACGCCATGGCGTATCCCTCCAACGTCAACTATCAGTTCGGCTTCATGTCCGGCGTGAATTACGCCAACGCCCACTACGGCACCACCGCCGAGTATGTGGAGCTGCCCTCCTACGCCGGCGTGGATGTCAACGGCAACAACGTTGGCGGCAACTACATCGGCGACTTTGCCGACGAGGCCACCGGCAAGGTGGTGGGCGAGGCCCTGATCAATGAAGGCTGCGACGTCCTGTTTACCGCTGCCGGCGCCGCCGCCAACGGTACCTTCACCGCCATCAAGGAAGCCTCCGATGTGTATGTCATCGGCTGCGACGTGGATCAGTTTGACGACGGTGCCGCCGGCGACCGCAACATCATCCTGACCTCCACCCTGAAGGTCATGGACGTCAACGTCCAGAAGCAGCTGGAAGCCATCTATGACGGTACCTTCGTCGCCGAGGACGCCTTCCTGGGCGCCGATACCGACTCCTCCAGCTATGTCTCCGAAGAGGGCCGCCAGCAGCTGAGCGACGACGCCCTTGCGAAGATGGCCGAGTGCTATGAGCTGGTCAAGGACGGCACCATCGTTCCCGCC
Proteins encoded:
- a CDS encoding BMP family lipoprotein — its product is MKKKFKVFLAILSLVAIVASLSACGGNGGSASGSGSASGSGSGSGSAEATGLKICIITSSGIDDGSFNQNCYEGIQAFVAEHSDCTVTDIKESDYNELVPTVDRVAGDYDVFVLPGFNFTAIGDIAAANPDKYFIVVDSTITDSQGTALNAADLGNVYTMTFSEQEGGFFAGLAAALTTKSNKVAVVNAMAYPSNVNYQFGFMSGVNYANAHYGTTAEYVELPSYAGVDVNGNNVGGNYIGDFADEATGKVVGEALINEGCDVLFTAAGAAANGTFTAIKEASDVYVIGCDVDQFDDGAAGDRNIILTSTLKVMDVNVQKQLEAIYDGTFVAEDAFLGADTDSSSYVSEEGRQQLSDDALAKMAECYELVKDGTIVPASNFNGYTPTDFPGLK